ATAGTATGTTTTGGTTTGTCGGCATACACGGGGCTAACGTCGTTAACGCAGTTATGCAACCAATTTGGTTAAAAAATATTGACGAAAACCGATTAGCGTATCAAGCTCATCCTAATGGAGATTTACCACATATTATTACACAGCCATTTATTGATAACTTTGTATTTATGGGTGGTAGTGGCTCGACGATAGGTTTGATTATCGTAATTGCAGTGTTTGCTATAAAACATCGAGCGAGTAAAGTTACAAAAATGATGGCACCAATAACATTTATACCAGGTTTGTTTAATATTAATGAACCTACGATGTTTGGTATACCCGTCGTCTTAAATATTCGACTTATCGTACCATTTGTATTAGCGCCAATGATTAATGCGACGATAACCTATACAGCGATGTCTACCGGCTTAGTACATTTAACGAATGGAACAGCAATGCCGTGGACGATGCCACCTATTTTGAGTGGATTTTTAGCAACGGGTCATATTAGTGGGTCACTCATTCAAATTTGCTGTATTATTATCGATATTTTATTATATTACCCATTTTATCGTGCGATGGAAAAATATAACATTTTAGCTGAACAAGAAGAAACAAGTAAAGAATCTGAAACAAATATAAATAATTAAGTAACTAATTTAGGGGGCTATTTTAATGGTAAAAAGATTAATAAGCGCAAACGCATCAGAAATTTTGCAAATGTCACCAACAGAACTTAAACAAAGTATAAAAGCTAGCGACGGGCGAGTTATTTTAGCAGAAAATGTTGTGACAAGAACGCCTGTCATTCCAGATATTACTAACGCTGAATTATCCCGTGCATTTGGAGCGGATTTAATTTTATTAAATGGTTTAGACGCGTTAGCTCCAAAGGTTGTAAATGTAGATGAAGATAAGCATGTAATTGAGGAATTACGACGTTTGGTAGGGCGACCAATTGGAGTTAACCTTGAACCAGTAGATGATATTGCGAATATGGCTGAAGAAAAATTGAATATTGCAGAGGGACGACAGGCTAATACGAAAACAGTGCAAGCTATTGAGCAATTAGGTTTAGATTTCGTCTGTATGACAGGCAATCCAGGAACTGGTGTAACAAATGAAAAAATAGTAGGGGCAATAGAAAATACGCATAAACATTTCTCTGGACTTATTATAGCTGGAAAAATGCACAGTGCAGGGGTGGATGAACCAGTTATAACTACAGAATATGTAGAGAAATTTATCTCTGCTGGTGCGGATATCATTCTTGTGCCATCTATAGGCACTGTACCTGGTTTTGATGAACATCAGTTAAAAAATATAGTTAAAGCCGTACATCATAATGGTGGTCTTGTAATGTCGGCTATTGGAACTAGCCAAGAAAGTTCTGATCCTAGTACAATTAGAGATTTTGCCATTAAAAATAAAGTTTGCGGGGTAGATATACAACATATAGGCGATGCTGGCTATGGAGGTTTAGCACCAGTAGATAATATTTTTGAGATGAGTAAAGCTATAAGAGGACAAAGACACACGGTTTCCATGGTGGCGCGTTCTATTAATAGATAAAGGATGGGATTAATATGGCTAAAAAAACTATAATGTTAGTGTGCGCTGCAGGCATGAGTACAAGCATGTTAGTAAAGAAAATGGAAGAAGCGGCAAATAATCAAGGTCTAGAACGTGAAATATTTGCTGTCTCTACTTCAGACGCTGATGCTCATATTGATAATGAGGACATCGATGTATTACTACTTGGACCTCAAGTAAGATATAAAAAAAACGAATTTGAACATCGTGCGAGTGGACATAATATTCCTGTTGAAGTTATCCCTATGACGGATTATGGTACTATGAATGGGAAAAATGTAATTAATTTGGCAGAACAATTAATGTCTCAATAAGGTGGTGTTTAGATTGGAAAATAATAAAATAACTGAACAAGCAATGTCATTAATTGCATTTGGTGGGGATGCCAAAAGTAGTGCTATGGAAGCTATTTATGCTGCAAAAAAAGGGGATTTTGAGGGTGCTGAACAAAAAGTAACACAAGCACAACAATCATTAACAGAAGCGCATCAAATTCAAACTAAGATGCTTACTGAGGAAGCACAAGGTAATCATCAAGAACTTACATTGTTAACAGTGCATAGTCAGGACCATTTAATGACCGCAATTGCATTTAATGATATCGCCAAAGAGATGATTGATTTATATAAAGAAGTAAAAGTACAAAATTAAATGAATGGGAAATGGGTAGAAGTTTGTTCGTTTAATAAATTTATTTGACTATTGCTATAATGATATATAAGTATGAAAATAAATAGCTCTTTTGAAGTAATCATCAAAATCTAGTGTTAAGTCTGCGACAATTAGTTATGTCGCAGACTTTTTTTAGGTTGTAAATTATATTTATTTAATTTTTAGTAAATATGTTTAGTATAGCAGCAATTATTGCAATAAAGGTTCAGTAAGAAATTAAGCAAAATTTAAAAAGTTATGTAATTTTAAAAAAAAATGTTGACTATTTAAGTAGATGGGGCTAAACTATTTTTAATCTGATAAGAATAATAGGAATAGAGGTAATGTGATGAAAAAAATTCTTTTTAGTTTATTAGCTTTAGTGATTGTTATAGCGGTAGCTGCATGTGGGAATAACAGCTCTAATAAGAAAAGTAGTGAAACTAAAACAGTCGATAAAGAAAAAACATTTATCGTAGGTACAGAAGGGACATATGCACCTTTCTCTTACCATGATAAAAATGATAAATTAACTGGTTATGACATAGATGTGATGAAAGCAGTAGCGAAAGAAATGGGTTATAAAGTTAAATTTAAAGAAACGCAATGGGACTCAATGTTTGCAGGTTTAGATTCTGGACGTTTTAACGTTATTGCTAACCAAGTTGGTATCAATGATGAACGTAAAGAAAAATACCAATTCTCTGAGCCTTACACATATTCTCAAGCGGTATTAGTAGTTAACCAAAACAATAAAAATATTAAATCATTTGATGATGTTAAAGGTAAAAAATTAGCACAAACATTTACTTCTAACTATGGTAAGTTAGCGAAATCAAAAGGTGCTGAATTAACTAAAGTTGACGGCTTCAATCAAGCAATGGACTTGTTACAATCTCATCGTGTTGAAGGTACATTTAACGATAATATTTCATATTTAGACTATAAGAAACAAAAGCCTAACGCTAAAGTTAAGTCAATTGAAGGTAATGCAGAGAAAAGTCAATCTGCACTAACTTTCACTAAAAAAGAAGATAAAAAGACGATTGAACAAGCGAATAAAGCATTGAAAAAATTAAAAGATAATGGCGAATTAACAAAAATAAGTAAGAAATGGTTCGGCGCAGATGTTTCTAAACCTTAACCATGAACAACAACACGCATTAAACGCAGCAGGACAAGCATTTGGCCCTATGTTAGAGGGACTCGTTAAATATTCAATTCCAATAACGTTAGTTACTTTTGTTATTGGGTTAATCATTGCATTATTTACTGCTTTAATGAGAATATCTACGAGTCGAGTGTTGAGAAGCATTGCTAGATTTTACATTTCAATTATTCGCGGGACACCTATGATCGTACAACTATTTATTATCTTTTATGGAATCCCGGAACTAGGTAGACTTATTACTGATAATTCCGATAACCAGTGGACTTTAGCCCCTGTAGTAGCAGCGATTATTGGCTTATCGCTAAATGTAGGTGCGTATGCTTCAGAAATCATTAGAGGCGGTATTTTATCTATAGCTAAAGGTCAAACTGAAGCAGCTTATTCTATCGGTATGAATTACCGACAAACAGTACAACGTATCATTTTACCGCAAGCAATTCGTGTATCAGTGCCTGCTCTGGGTAATACGTTCTTAAGTTTAATAAAAGACACATCGCTTTTAGGTTTTATATTAGTCGCAGAAATGTTTAGAAAGGCTCAAGAAGTTGCATCGACGACTTATGAATATTTAACAATATATATTTTAGTCGCTTTATTGTATTGGGTAGTATGTTTCATTATATCTATCGCACAAAATTACTATGAATCTTATCTCGAAAGAGGGTATCGCTCATGATTGAATTAAAAAACATAAAAAAATCGTTTGGTGATACCGAAGTGATTAAAGGTATAGATTTAACTGTTAATCAGGGAGAAGTTGTGACTTTGATTGGCAGGTCTGGTTCAGGAAAAACTACATTATTACGCATGATTAATGCATTAGAGTTACCATCATCTGGAGTAGTGTATGTCGATGGTAAAAGCTATAGTAATGATGACAAAAAATCTCAAATAACAGTGCGTCAAAAGTCGGGTATGGTTTTTCAAAGTTATAATTTGTTCCCACATAAAACAGCTTTAGAAAATGTTATGGAAGGACTTATAACTGTTAAAAAGGTTAAGAAATCAAAAGCTGAAAAGCAATCTTTGGTTTTATTAGAAAAGGTTGGACTTACAGAAGTAAAAAACCAACGACCTAATGCATTGTCAGGAGGGCAACAGCAACGCGTGGCAATAGCTAGAGCTCTAGCTATGAATCCACAGGTTATGTTATTTGATGAACCGACATCAGCGTTAGACCCGGAATTAGTCAACGATGTATTAAATGTTATTAAGGAACTCGCAAACGAAGGTATGACAATGGTCATCGTAACCCACGAAATGCGCTTTGCTAGAGAAGTCTCCAATAAAATCGTCTTTATACATGATGGTTAT
The genomic region above belongs to Staphylococcus durrellii and contains:
- a CDS encoding DUF7916 family protein is translated as MVKRLISANASEILQMSPTELKQSIKASDGRVILAENVVTRTPVIPDITNAELSRAFGADLILLNGLDALAPKVVNVDEDKHVIEELRRLVGRPIGVNLEPVDDIANMAEEKLNIAEGRQANTKTVQAIEQLGLDFVCMTGNPGTGVTNEKIVGAIENTHKHFSGLIIAGKMHSAGVDEPVITTEYVEKFISAGADIILVPSIGTVPGFDEHQLKNIVKAVHHNGGLVMSAIGTSQESSDPSTIRDFAIKNKVCGVDIQHIGDAGYGGLAPVDNIFEMSKAIRGQRHTVSMVARSINR
- a CDS encoding PTS sugar transporter subunit IIB, yielding MAKKTIMLVCAAGMSTSMLVKKMEEAANNQGLEREIFAVSTSDADAHIDNEDIDVLLLGPQVRYKKNEFEHRASGHNIPVEVIPMTDYGTMNGKNVINLAEQLMSQ
- a CDS encoding PTS lactose/cellobiose transporter subunit IIA → MSLIAFGGDAKSSAMEAIYAAKKGDFEGAEQKVTQAQQSLTEAHQIQTKMLTEEAQGNHQELTLLTVHSQDHLMTAIAFNDIAKEMIDLYKEVKVQN
- a CDS encoding amino acid ABC transporter substrate-binding protein produces the protein MKKILFSLLALVIVIAVAACGNNSSNKKSSETKTVDKEKTFIVGTEGTYAPFSYHDKNDKLTGYDIDVMKAVAKEMGYKVKFKETQWDSMFAGLDSGRFNVIANQVGINDERKEKYQFSEPYTYSQAVLVVNQNNKNIKSFDDVKGKKLAQTFTSNYGKLAKSKGAELTKVDGFNQAMDLLQSHRVEGTFNDNISYLDYKKQKPNAKVKSIEGNAEKSQSALTFTKKEDKKTIEQANKALKKLKDNGELTKISKKWFGADVSKP
- a CDS encoding amino acid ABC transporter permease; this encodes MFLNLNHEQQHALNAAGQAFGPMLEGLVKYSIPITLVTFVIGLIIALFTALMRISTSRVLRSIARFYISIIRGTPMIVQLFIIFYGIPELGRLITDNSDNQWTLAPVVAAIIGLSLNVGAYASEIIRGGILSIAKGQTEAAYSIGMNYRQTVQRIILPQAIRVSVPALGNTFLSLIKDTSLLGFILVAEMFRKAQEVASTTYEYLTIYILVALLYWVVCFIISIAQNYYESYLERGYRS
- a CDS encoding amino acid ABC transporter ATP-binding protein; translated protein: MIELKNIKKSFGDTEVIKGIDLTVNQGEVVTLIGRSGSGKTTLLRMINALELPSSGVVYVDGKSYSNDDKKSQITVRQKSGMVFQSYNLFPHKTALENVMEGLITVKKVKKSKAEKQSLVLLEKVGLTEVKNQRPNALSGGQQQRVAIARALAMNPQVMLFDEPTSALDPELVNDVLNVIKELANEGMTMVIVTHEMRFAREVSNKIVFIHDGYIGEQGEPQQIVNQPQTNELQRFLNVIREV